A region from the bacterium HR17 genome encodes:
- the rplS gene encoding 50S ribosomal protein L19 — translation MRSPELMIVEQRFLRPDIPDFRPGDTVRVTVRLGKEEIATSEQKREGRKEREPVTVFEGVVVRRRGEGTNATFTVRKIAHGVGTERTFFLHSPQIVKIEVVRRGRVRRARLYYLRGMSAREARIKEDRRRALRDRQAQPSSAA, via the coding sequence ATGCGCAGCCCAGAGTTGATGATTGTGGAACAGCGGTTCTTGCGTCCCGACATCCCTGACTTTCGTCCGGGCGACACCGTGCGCGTGACGGTGCGGTTGGGTAAAGAAGAAATCGCCACAAGCGAACAGAAAAGAGAAGGGCGCAAGGAGCGCGAGCCGGTCACCGTGTTTGAGGGCGTCGTCGTTCGGCGTCGCGGCGAAGGCACCAATGCCACATTCACCGTCCGCAAAATCGCCCACGGTGTCGGCACTGAGCGGACTTTCTTCCTGCATTCGCCGCAAATCGTCAAGATAGAAGTCGTTCGGCGCGGTCGGGTGCGCCGGGCGCGCCTTTACTACTTGCGGGGCATGTCCGCTCGTGAAGCCCGCATCAAAGAAGACCGCCGTCGCGCCCTGCGTGACCGCCAAGCACAGCCGTCTTCAGCGGCGTAA
- the gap gene encoding Glyceraldehyde-3-phosphate dehydrogenase has product MAAVRVAINGFGRIGRQALKALLERHPGVADVVAINDLADSETNAHLFRYDTNYGRFNGTVEVRGGNLVINGDEIRVLSEKDPAKLPWKELGVDIVLESTGVFTDGAKARAHLEAGAKKVIISAPATNEDITVVLGVNHTAYNPKEHHIVSNASCTTNCLAPVCKVLHERFGIEFGLMTTVHAYTNDQRILDLVHKDLRRARAAAMNIIPTTTGAAKAIHLVLPALKGKLHGVALRVPVSTVSVIDLNVVTAKKATTEELIAAFQEAEKTPWREGGLGGILRVETDQCVSSDFKEDPHSAIVDGDPAFTFVGPGGMVKVTAWYDNEWGYSCRVADLIAYMAEQGV; this is encoded by the coding sequence ATGGCTGCGGTGCGCGTCGCAATCAACGGGTTCGGACGCATCGGGCGCCAAGCCTTGAAGGCGTTGCTTGAACGACACCCTGGCGTTGCCGATGTCGTCGCAATCAACGACTTGGCAGATTCGGAAACCAACGCACACCTGTTTCGCTACGACACCAACTACGGACGGTTCAACGGCACAGTGGAAGTGCGCGGCGGGAACTTGGTCATCAACGGCGATGAAATTCGTGTCCTCAGCGAAAAAGACCCTGCCAAGTTGCCGTGGAAAGAGTTGGGCGTGGACATTGTGCTGGAGTCAACGGGGGTGTTCACCGACGGCGCCAAAGCCCGAGCGCATTTGGAAGCCGGCGCTAAGAAGGTCATCATCAGCGCCCCCGCTACAAACGAAGACATCACCGTCGTGTTAGGCGTCAACCACACCGCCTACAACCCCAAAGAGCACCACATCGTCTCCAACGCGTCGTGCACGACCAACTGCCTGGCACCCGTGTGCAAGGTGTTGCACGAGCGGTTCGGCATTGAGTTCGGTTTGATGACGACAGTGCACGCCTACACTAACGACCAGCGCATCTTAGACTTGGTGCACAAAGACCTGCGGCGTGCCCGCGCCGCTGCGATGAACATCATCCCGACGACGACGGGCGCGGCAAAAGCCATCCACTTAGTCTTGCCGGCATTGAAGGGCAAACTGCACGGCGTTGCCCTGCGGGTGCCCGTGTCCACTGTCTCGGTCATTGACTTGAATGTCGTGACGGCAAAAAAGGCGACGACTGAGGAACTCATCGCCGCTTTCCAAGAGGCTGAAAAAACACCGTGGCGGGAAGGCGGTTTGGGAGGCATCTTGCGTGTGGAGACCGACCAGTGCGTGTCCAGCGACTTCAAGGAAGACCCGCATTCTGCCATCGTGGACGGCGACCCCGCCTTCACCTTCGTCGGTCCTGGTGGCATGGTGAAAGTGACGGCGTGGTACGATAACGAGTGGGGTTACTCGTGCCGCGTGGCGGATTTGATCGCTTACATGGCTGAACAAGGCGTCTGA
- a CDS encoding Putative conjugal transfer protein, protein MFIRRTKPGAEPAAQVPLTGGQGEAASGEGDALRFTVPKETVTWEDTAPIADRPRLSHEERDLILRLRGKVHQKVVADFERGLARGVDMRDPHQLRPLVERVAQETIEDEGVALPSKLREVLVQEVLDELVGYGPLQAFLDDPTITEIMVNSADKIFYERRGRIYLSDQRFDNDEHVLRIIDKILSPLGRQVNERVPLMDARLPDGSRVNVIIPPLAIKGPSITIRKFSRKPLTIEKLIEFGSLTEPMAIFLQAAVKARLNIIVSGGTGSGKTTMLNVLSNFIPPWERLVTVEDAAELQLQHENWVALEARPANIEGVGEVTIRDLVRNALRMRPDRIIVGECRGPEALDMIQAMNTGHDGSMSTLHSNSPRDTIYRLETMVMMAGMELPQKAIARQIASAVQLIVHQARLSDGTRKVTHITEVQGLEGDTVLLQDIFVFEQQGIDAQGRVIGRHRAAGFRPLGADRIRVAGFPLPEDLFISD, encoded by the coding sequence ATGTTTATTCGGCGGACAAAGCCCGGTGCGGAGCCAGCGGCGCAGGTGCCGCTGACTGGCGGACAAGGGGAGGCGGCGAGCGGCGAAGGTGATGCCCTGCGGTTCACGGTGCCCAAAGAGACGGTCACTTGGGAAGACACGGCACCGATTGCCGACCGACCCCGCTTGTCGCACGAGGAACGCGACCTCATTTTGCGGCTGCGGGGGAAAGTGCACCAGAAAGTCGTCGCAGATTTTGAGCGGGGGTTGGCGCGGGGCGTGGATATGCGCGACCCGCACCAATTGCGCCCGCTGGTAGAGCGTGTCGCTCAGGAAACGATTGAAGATGAAGGGGTGGCTTTGCCGAGCAAGTTGCGCGAGGTCTTGGTGCAGGAAGTGTTGGACGAATTGGTCGGCTACGGACCGCTACAAGCCTTTTTGGACGACCCGACCATCACCGAAATCATGGTCAATAGCGCCGACAAGATTTTCTACGAGCGGCGCGGGCGCATCTACCTGAGCGACCAGCGCTTTGACAACGACGAGCATGTGTTGCGCATTATTGACAAGATCCTGTCACCGTTGGGGCGTCAGGTGAACGAACGCGTCCCGCTGATGGACGCTCGGTTGCCTGACGGCAGCCGCGTCAATGTCATCATCCCGCCGCTCGCTATCAAAGGACCGTCCATCACCATCCGCAAATTCTCCCGCAAGCCCCTGACGATTGAGAAACTCATTGAGTTCGGTTCGCTAACCGAGCCGATGGCGATTTTTTTGCAAGCCGCCGTCAAAGCCCGGTTGAACATCATCGTCTCTGGCGGCACGGGTTCGGGGAAAACGACGATGCTCAATGTCCTGAGCAACTTCATCCCGCCGTGGGAGCGGTTGGTCACAGTGGAAGATGCCGCCGAACTGCAACTACAACACGAAAACTGGGTCGCTTTGGAGGCGCGTCCCGCCAACATTGAAGGTGTCGGTGAGGTGACGATTCGCGACTTGGTGCGCAACGCGCTGCGGATGCGCCCCGATCGCATCATCGTCGGCGAATGTCGCGGTCCTGAAGCGCTGGACATGATTCAAGCGATGAACACCGGTCACGACGGCTCCATGTCCACGCTCCACAGCAACTCGCCCCGCGACACAATTTACCGTTTGGAGACGATGGTCATGATGGCAGGGATGGAGTTGCCCCAGAAAGCCATCGCCCGCCAAATTGCCTCTGCGGTGCAGTTGATCGTCCACCAAGCGCGCCTTTCAGACGGGACCCGCAAAGTGACGCACATCACGGAAGTGCAAGGCTTGGAGGGTGACACGGTGCTGTTGCAAGACATTTTCGTGTTTGAGCAACAAGGGATTGACGCGCAAGGGAGAGTGATCGGGCGCCACCGTGCCGCTGGGTTCCGCCCGTTGGGGGCTGACCGCATTCGCGTCGCCGGTTTCCCGTTACCAGAAGACCTGTTCATCAGCGATTGA